Proteins encoded by one window of Arachis hypogaea cultivar Tifrunner chromosome 1, arahy.Tifrunner.gnm2.J5K5, whole genome shotgun sequence:
- the LOC112804232 gene encoding uncharacterized protein, whose translation MFPEVEKAVGVASFFTLTPTEILQAHRHVLVNCIAVEKFLDEYRAITKRKMRSRTRSQSLIDSAVHREFSNWFRHQVPFGSTSHSNELQWLACGPLAQARRYQAYNVNGFKFRTISREEWMKTQNSGIYVTSDTRSYASKRDVNVAVGGVSYYGRLVDIIELNYSGQFNVVLFKCFWADTTSGRGIRQDELGHTCVNFANPIHTGEREDDEPYILASEARLVFYVEDEVDNGWSVVVHVMPRDLFDMGEDYEHCEVDFHPQFCMTSLPEFDVEGLRLTRDEVLEESTHGMNEDCDEAAES comes from the exons ATGTTCCCAGAAGTTGAAAAGGCGGTTGGGgttgcttcattttttactttgaCCCCCACTGAAATTCTTCAAGCACATCGTCATGTACTGGTCAATTGCATTGCCGTAGAGAAATTCTTAGA TGAGTACAGAGCCATCACAAAGAGAAAAATGCGAAGCAGAACAAGGTCCCAGTCTCTTATAGACAGTGCGGTGCACAGAGAATTCTCCAACTGGTTTAGGCATCAG GTCCCATTTGGAAGCACCAGTCATTCAAACGAGTTGCAATGGCTTGCCTGTGGACCCCTTGCTCAGGCCAGACGCTATCAAGCTTACAACGTCAATGGATTTAAATTTAGAACCATCTCGAGGGAGGAATGGATGAAAACACAAAATAGCGGGATTTATGTCACTTCGGATACTAGGAGTTATGCAAGCAAACGGGATGTCAATGTTGCCGTCGGTGGTGTCTCGTACTACGGGAGATTAGTAGACATCATCGAGCTAAATTACAGTGGTCAGTTCAATGTAGTCTTGTTCAAGTGTTTCTGGGCAGACACCACGTCGGGCAGAGGCATACGACAAGACGAGTTGGGTCATACCTGTGTCAATTTTGCCAATCCAATTCACACCGGTGAACGAGAAGACGATGAGCCGTACATCCTAGCATCTGAGGCGCGTCTTGTGTTCTACGTGGAGGATGAGGTAGACAACGGATGGAGTGTAGTAGTCCATGTGATGCCAAGAGATTTGTTTGACATGGGCGAAGATTATGAACATTGTGAGGTCGACTTTCACCCCCAGTTTTGTATGACGAGCTTGCCTGAATTTGATGTCGAAGGCCTGCGGTTGACAAGAGATGAGGTTTTAGAGGAATCTACTCATGGCATGAATGAGGATTGTGATGAGGCCGCTGAGTCATAA
- the LOC112804268 gene encoding uric acid degradation bifunctional protein TTL codes for MIEASPFSSLDHATSFARQLWFKESRIQSWLDAFSGQSHLYRAISQALASLMRELLFWDRKYRTKFGLEFITSTELWFTQKILDEAKARYENTLVVELDVASREEFKLIEHGLERLWDRLSRPNFQYASETPGEVVPDSMKKEDVVSSDRSDEATSAGRNYSLLSYDLNKTSDENEYPYSGMSPGTKNAWHLANWATRYLNP; via the exons ATGATAGAGGCGTCTCCATTCTCTTCGTTGGACCACGCAACATCCTTTGCAAGGCAGTTGTGGTTCAAAGAGTCGCGTATACAGTCATGGCTGGATGCCTTTTCTGGACAAAGTCACCTCTATCGAGCCATTTCCCAAGCGCTAGCTTCTCTGATGAGG GAATTGCTATTTTGGGACCGAAAGTACCGGACTAAATTCGGGTTAGAGTTTATAACAAGTACGGAATTGTGGTTCACACAGAAAATACTTGACGAGGCGAAG GCACGCTATGAAAATACTCTGGTCGTTGAACTTGATGTTGCATCACGGGAGGAATTCAAGCTCATAGAACATGGCCTTGAACGACTATGGGACA ggttatctcgaCCCAATTTCCAATATGCATCTGAAACACCAGGAGAGGTGGTTCCAGATTCAATGAAAAAAGAGGACGTTGTCTCCTCTGATAGGTCTGATGAGGCCACTTCTGCAGGACGAAATTACTCTCTGCTGTCATATGACCTCAACAAAACGTCAGATGAGAATGAATATCCTTACAGTGGAATGTCTCCTGGAACGAAGAATGCATGGCACTTGGCTAATTGGGCAACACGGTACTTGAATCCGTGA